A genomic region of Lachnoclostridium edouardi contains the following coding sequences:
- a CDS encoding FRG domain-containing protein, producing the protein MLPSLGRNRKFAGDISIFNEERNLIEMVKFRMPDIFHNALQPLELLALLQHHGIPTRLLDVTENALVALYFACCSDDEKDAEVIAFKNNELDVTNYPVINAIADSYRFVRGTTYPLNLFYSAVLTQPYFLEQKQVQEICNATTEMGGEWIDECCKNCFLFMHQLEISGKKCSVEDIFFFQIKLH; encoded by the coding sequence CTGCTGCCGTCATTGGGGCGAAACCGTAAATTTGCTGGCGATATTTCAATCTTTAATGAAGAGCGCAATTTAATTGAAATGGTAAAGTTTAGAATGCCAGATATTTTTCATAATGCATTACAGCCTTTGGAGTTATTAGCATTGTTGCAGCATCACGGGATTCCAACACGTTTATTAGATGTTACAGAGAATGCTTTAGTTGCGTTATACTTTGCATGTTGTTCAGATGATGAAAAAGATGCGGAAGTCATAGCATTTAAAAATAATGAATTGGATGTAACAAACTATCCTGTTATCAATGCTATTGCTGATAGCTACCGATTTGTGAGAGGCACAACTTATCCATTGAATCTTTTTTATAGCGCAGTACTCACACAACCCTATTTTCTTGAGCAGAAACAGGTGCAAGAAATTTGTAATGCAACAACAGAGATGGGCGGAGAGTGGATAGATGAGTGTTGTAAAAATTGTTTTTTGTTTATGCACCAACTAGAAATCTCCGGCAAAAAATGCAGTGTGGAAGATATATTCTTTTTCCAAATAAAATTGCACTGA
- the cysK gene encoding cysteine synthase A, whose protein sequence is MMKIYHSITELVGRTPLLELEKFEQKYDFKGKLLAKLEYFNPAGSVKDRIAREMIEMAEEAGALKKGAVIIEPTSGNTGIGLASAAAAKGYRLIIVMPETMSVERRNLIKAYGAELVLTDGAKGMNGAIAKAEELAGEIPESFIPGQFVNLANPKAHRTYTGPEIWEDTDGNVDIFVAGVGTGGTITGVGEYLKSKNPKIQIVAVEPEDSPVLSQGKPGPHKIQGIGAGFVPEILNTKIYDQIIQVKNQDAFDTGREIARTEGVLVGISSGAALWAALQLAKRPENQGKNIVVLLPDTGERYLSTPMFAE, encoded by the coding sequence ATTATGAAAATATATCATTCTATTACAGAATTAGTTGGAAGAACGCCTTTACTAGAGTTAGAAAAATTTGAGCAGAAATATGATTTTAAAGGGAAACTTCTGGCTAAATTAGAGTATTTTAACCCGGCGGGCAGTGTAAAGGACAGAATTGCCAGAGAAATGATAGAGATGGCAGAAGAGGCGGGAGCGCTGAAAAAAGGAGCGGTAATTATTGAACCTACCAGCGGAAATACTGGAATAGGACTGGCCTCTGCGGCAGCGGCAAAAGGCTATAGGCTGATTATAGTAATGCCGGAAACCATGAGCGTAGAGAGGAGAAACCTTATAAAAGCATATGGCGCAGAGTTGGTGCTTACAGATGGAGCTAAGGGAATGAATGGGGCCATTGCAAAAGCAGAAGAACTGGCCGGAGAAATCCCTGAAAGCTTTATACCAGGCCAGTTTGTAAACTTGGCAAATCCTAAGGCTCACAGGACATACACAGGACCGGAAATCTGGGAGGACACAGACGGCAATGTAGATATTTTTGTAGCGGGAGTTGGCACAGGAGGAACTATTACAGGAGTGGGAGAATATTTAAAGTCTAAAAATCCTAAAATTCAGATAGTGGCCGTAGAACCTGAGGATTCTCCTGTGTTGTCACAAGGAAAACCAGGACCTCACAAAATCCAGGGTATTGGAGCCGGGTTTGTGCCTGAAATTTTAAATACAAAGATTTATGACCAGATTATCCAGGTGAAAAATCAGGATGCTTTTGATACAGGTAGGGAAATAGCCAGAACAGAGGGAGTTTTAGTGGGAATTTCTTCAGGAGCCGCTTTGTGGGCAGCCCTGCAGCTGGCAAAAAGACCTGAAAATCAGGGAAAGAATATTGTAGTTCTCCTGCCTGATACAGGAGAGCGTTACTTGTCTACTCCAATGTTTGCAGAATAA
- a CDS encoding TnpV protein, translating into MSRLKEYIYDEKNGLHYTLNGDYYIPDLKLLEEHRSIGKYGRMHQEYLREAHPDRLNTLILTGELWTYLADLNEQAQERLDTIMEQMKDAEGVTEELKRTRQMEWVQRCNNIHNRAKEIVLHEMIYL; encoded by the coding sequence ATGAGTAGATTGAAGGAATACATTTATGATGAAAAAAATGGACTGCATTACACCTTGAACGGAGATTATTACATACCAGATTTGAAGCTGTTGGAGGAACACCGCTCTATCGGAAAGTACGGACGGATGCACCAGGAATATTTAAGAGAAGCCCACCCAGACAGATTGAACACATTGATACTGACCGGAGAATTGTGGACATATCTTGCAGACCTGAACGAACAGGCACAGGAACGGTTAGATACCATCATGGAGCAGATGAAAGATGCCGAGGGCGTGACCGAGGAATTGAAGCGCACCCGTCAAATGGAATGGGTGCAGCGTTGCAATAACATTCACAACCGGGCGAAAGAAATTGTTTTGCATGAGATGATTTATTTATAA
- the greA gene encoding transcription elongation factor GreA has protein sequence MNDQLTKSDIKKIQEEIDYRKLVVRKEAIEAVKEARAQGDLSENFEYYAAKKDKNKNESRIRYLERMIKTAHIITDESKEDEVGLNNKVTVYFEDDDETETYKIVTTVRGNSLDGRISNESPLGKAIMGHKIGERVKVKTNGDAGYYVVIKEIEKTGEEDSDKLRSF, from the coding sequence ATGAATGATCAGCTGACAAAAAGCGATATTAAAAAAATTCAGGAAGAAATTGATTACAGAAAGCTGGTAGTGAGAAAGGAGGCTATTGAGGCTGTAAAGGAGGCCAGAGCCCAGGGAGACCTAAGTGAGAATTTTGAATACTATGCAGCTAAAAAAGATAAAAATAAAAATGAAAGCCGGATACGGTATTTAGAAAGAATGATAAAAACAGCTCATATTATTACAGATGAGTCTAAAGAGGACGAGGTAGGGCTGAATAATAAAGTAACAGTTTATTTTGAGGATGATGATGAAACTGAAACATATAAAATTGTGACTACAGTAAGAGGGAATTCTCTGGACGGCCGCATCAGCAATGAATCTCCCCTGGGGAAAGCTATTATGGGACATAAAATTGGAGAGCGGGTAAAGGTTAAAACAAATGGAGATGCAGGTTATTATGTAGTAATTAAAGAAATAGAAAAAACAGGGGAGGAAGATTCTGACAAATTAAGAAGTTTCTAA
- a CDS encoding ATP-binding protein, which yields MQSAIHEGYEYQDYFTVSIILQLMLRQIDAEIIIDRKDFSGDKFDDLKVKTPNSTTEFQIKYSDDETSHKLTKDDFANGNGHGTALSDLFVSWKTRKESKNNTQIKLCLAWHRPTDDDPIVEFLKPIEEQTLPFSMAAYSFDGEAFWPVDNPPPKTWRKFNSAIKSGIIDREDFLLFCNELTIVLEMPKASLDLKKPGGIENVIIRQAEKLGVGIYPNDSLNLEEVIYKLATEVKHSRAMGNRLYTNTLMGRLGFIMDYGKFDQRFPVDSAHKVILYDEIERLYGIIRDSKRVIITGNPGSGKSWLVDEFIDKLENEDSKVIHYNCFQSLQDTNSLERIRVTSLYGNLVSQIVEQCPELVEHKNTIFGADKAELENLLRFIGEEFYLVVDGLDHISREYDLHKDLISHSETEIISELLGIHFPDNCYVIIASQPIGVLDKFKANGYCVFEIEPWGIKQAKSLMATFQIIDDIIKEDDSSSISEYLLKKSQGNALYLSYILRQLRNLNVDKELIDEIPDYDINLSEYYCYLYKKVHNNRTVNALCGADFYLSLDDLMEITGDGEYVEYDISVLQPLLIENVLSGGFSIYHESFRRFVLSLLRDKKVDLERNVYGILADWLQEKPFFEFDKAFYYLTELLYKVKRDDENTALIEKEFVLKSVSEGYSRKRIRMNLNCIIRSAGRTRNLVALVTAGELLAMLDDMNEFESTGEEYFQAICDIKGASKLNQLMQIDGKPTFDKNTGLLACYISSKAGITPWWELYLDTDAKQYKIEDFKYYFRYHLDKQGVSIIPKLMELIEKEKDSIRNQCIEIAYDELEGYIEFNEIASIAEKQQLIHWKDYLSYIETGYYPQRDVSFEVAIRNWEKIKKLKMPGEEDVRSFKELFSQIYYLSERGDRKAIEAVVADCGNINWFYNWIIYSVKMAELCASTAQMDSKYICESAITNLKLLLQDTEVFKGKPRTCDLYFLQNELTKSYEQAVKLIFQNGEVEDLEKALDILERLDNETGTSFDHSMGGPLTDAELLGLISHFLTIDNYEIVKPYLLRIQENIEKNEVYDCIAAAKLRFVSLISKYNQSEALEYFDLCTRYLVAYGFHKDIILEQIMDSYNIFFESVAENPEKERDTITKMTIALWKHTDGRETKHFLNRWFDKLLETDSKYALAFLSELQIKYGKSWVVERMLRSAIEKYCNDSSYLDIIIGLIESLPNDTSSRIIDAATSVCRMLVHIFEETSNDEKMLIKWRMNELVINIVSRFNILDSSWPDNDSWKDGSIKEFLLTVESAGFDVSQYIEYFHIKKSDDIDNKDGKKATDVFENSQIHFEASTLEDAKKWFETHDLIERDIQDICEFLKNYQNDKDTLLEMLRFIITKGGGWRYSQKHKENILQIVDRLKLDDKEKSEIHMLIYLYSYEWGSSLVDKDEFLNSTRLSFDVACDTFYNELPEVIISHSGRITKGLLDALFTFGFEKDSIIEIWRNVFDIMKLRFPNLDQYIIDNVWEETDTLLELRNCLLMRFIDGGKESFLAAYAYLANSAEEENYSEFTESIVFCLEHYEQYNLVTQIAIADLVRCYGYYLKDLNEERMINAINAIYPTRNLLLDVIFSEFTIYKSYLLKCADKHAPDYLEQEDIEFYLSEQLYDLGQEKTREGADEYAKNSVYRDPIMQVINTCGINYVELYEKLHASRNLNDIIQDFVGGSSKIPETNTVYKSYVIQYALHAIIEKAFLDRKPELISQNLLRLIPDYQGMYRLFKCREMQPRNYLYNKNNSCEPFLKNNEDEYILIGRSEIRKRIDYQQVSLVFAYQGIVGGEDEEYQNPFQQCLATEVEEREIYMISDNSKALINFISTLDRELEDEEYLWPGMSVSKLLNVHIEFDFWHGRYIAVNHENDIVFIMKKWSSSYKGDSEYPGNAIPLYSGTELYIKKEYIEILEQQFGKLKMKTYVQSYT from the coding sequence ATGCAGAGCGCAATCCATGAAGGATATGAATATCAGGATTATTTTACGGTTTCAATAATTCTACAACTGATGCTTCGTCAGATAGATGCGGAAATAATTATTGATCGTAAGGATTTCAGCGGAGATAAATTTGACGATCTAAAGGTGAAGACGCCTAATAGTACCACTGAATTTCAGATTAAGTATTCTGATGATGAAACCTCCCACAAACTTACTAAAGATGACTTTGCAAATGGCAATGGACATGGTACTGCGTTAAGTGATCTTTTCGTTTCTTGGAAAACGAGAAAAGAATCTAAAAATAATACTCAGATAAAGTTGTGCCTTGCATGGCACAGGCCTACTGATGATGATCCGATTGTAGAGTTCTTGAAACCTATTGAAGAACAGACACTGCCTTTTTCTATGGCTGCATATTCGTTTGATGGCGAGGCGTTTTGGCCAGTAGATAATCCACCTCCAAAAACGTGGAGAAAGTTTAATTCAGCGATTAAGTCAGGGATTATCGATAGAGAAGACTTTTTATTATTCTGCAATGAACTTACGATTGTTTTGGAAATGCCTAAAGCAAGTCTGGATTTGAAAAAACCTGGTGGTATAGAAAATGTAATTATTCGGCAAGCTGAGAAGCTGGGCGTAGGAATTTATCCAAATGATAGTCTAAATTTAGAAGAAGTTATTTATAAGCTTGCTACAGAAGTGAAGCATTCCAGAGCGATGGGGAATAGACTCTATACCAATACATTAATGGGGCGCCTTGGATTTATAATGGATTATGGGAAATTTGATCAAAGATTTCCAGTGGATTCGGCACATAAAGTTATACTTTATGATGAGATTGAAAGGTTATATGGAATAATTCGTGATTCAAAACGTGTCATTATTACTGGCAACCCTGGCTCTGGCAAGTCTTGGCTTGTTGATGAATTCATAGATAAACTTGAAAATGAAGACAGTAAAGTTATTCATTATAATTGTTTCCAGTCATTGCAGGACACAAATAGTCTTGAGAGAATACGTGTAACTTCCTTATATGGCAATCTGGTTTCACAGATTGTGGAGCAATGCCCAGAATTAGTTGAGCATAAGAATACAATCTTTGGAGCTGATAAAGCAGAGCTTGAAAATCTGCTTCGATTCATTGGAGAAGAATTCTATTTAGTAGTAGATGGCCTTGATCATATCTCTAGGGAATATGATTTACATAAAGATCTTATTTCACATTCAGAAACCGAAATTATATCGGAACTGTTGGGGATTCATTTTCCTGATAACTGTTATGTCATAATAGCATCACAGCCAATAGGCGTACTGGATAAATTTAAAGCCAATGGCTACTGTGTATTTGAAATTGAGCCATGGGGTATTAAGCAAGCGAAATCCTTGATGGCAACTTTTCAGATTATTGATGACATTATCAAAGAAGACGATAGCTCATCAATAAGTGAATATCTGCTTAAAAAATCTCAAGGGAATGCACTGTATCTTAGTTACATCTTGCGCCAGTTACGAAACTTAAATGTAGATAAAGAATTAATTGATGAAATACCCGATTACGATATCAACTTATCTGAGTATTATTGCTATTTATATAAAAAGGTTCATAACAATCGCACAGTAAATGCACTTTGTGGGGCAGATTTCTATCTTAGCCTAGATGATTTAATGGAGATCACCGGAGATGGAGAATATGTAGAATACGATATATCGGTGCTTCAACCATTATTAATTGAAAATGTTTTAAGTGGCGGCTTTTCAATTTATCATGAAAGTTTTCGCCGATTTGTGTTATCTTTATTAAGAGATAAAAAAGTTGATTTAGAGAGAAATGTTTATGGTATTCTTGCTGATTGGCTACAGGAGAAACCTTTTTTTGAATTTGATAAGGCGTTTTATTATCTCACAGAACTCCTGTATAAGGTTAAGCGTGATGATGAGAATACAGCTTTGATTGAGAAAGAATTCGTTCTTAAATCAGTTTCAGAGGGGTATTCTCGAAAACGCATAAGAATGAATCTGAATTGTATTATTCGAAGCGCAGGTAGAACTAGAAATTTAGTTGCATTGGTAACAGCTGGTGAATTGTTGGCAATGCTCGATGATATGAACGAATTCGAAAGTACTGGTGAAGAATACTTCCAGGCAATATGCGATATAAAAGGCGCTTCTAAACTAAATCAATTAATGCAGATTGATGGAAAGCCAACTTTTGATAAGAATACAGGTCTGCTGGCATGTTATATTTCTTCGAAAGCTGGTATTACACCTTGGTGGGAATTATATTTAGATACAGATGCTAAACAGTATAAGATTGAGGATTTTAAATACTATTTTAGATATCATCTCGATAAGCAAGGGGTTAGTATTATTCCTAAGCTTATGGAATTAATAGAAAAAGAAAAGGATTCAATAAGAAATCAATGTATTGAGATTGCGTATGATGAGCTAGAGGGTTACATAGAATTTAATGAAATTGCTTCAATTGCGGAGAAGCAACAGCTGATTCATTGGAAAGACTATCTTTCATATATTGAAACTGGATATTATCCGCAAAGAGATGTTTCCTTTGAAGTTGCTATTAGGAACTGGGAAAAAATTAAAAAACTGAAGATGCCAGGAGAAGAAGATGTCAGAAGTTTCAAAGAATTATTTTCGCAAATATACTATCTTTCTGAGCGGGGGGATAGAAAAGCTATAGAAGCAGTCGTTGCTGATTGTGGAAATATTAACTGGTTCTATAATTGGATAATTTACTCTGTCAAGATGGCAGAATTGTGTGCATCCACAGCACAAATGGATTCTAAATACATTTGTGAATCAGCGATTACTAATTTGAAACTACTGCTACAAGATACAGAGGTTTTTAAGGGTAAACCACGTACCTGCGATTTGTATTTTCTCCAGAATGAATTGACAAAATCATATGAACAGGCGGTAAAATTGATTTTTCAAAATGGAGAAGTAGAGGATCTGGAGAAAGCTTTGGATATTCTCGAACGGCTTGATAATGAAACGGGAACAAGTTTTGATCATAGCATGGGAGGTCCATTAACCGATGCTGAATTATTAGGATTAATATCTCATTTTTTGACTATTGATAATTATGAAATTGTAAAACCTTATTTATTAAGAATTCAGGAGAATATAGAAAAGAATGAGGTATATGACTGTATAGCTGCAGCAAAGCTCCGATTTGTAAGTCTTATTTCAAAGTATAATCAGTCTGAGGCTTTAGAGTATTTTGATTTGTGCACACGTTACCTTGTTGCGTATGGTTTTCATAAGGATATTATTCTGGAACAGATTATGGATTCTTATAACATATTTTTTGAATCTGTTGCAGAAAATCCAGAAAAGGAACGTGATACAATAACAAAAATGACGATAGCTCTTTGGAAGCATACTGATGGAAGAGAAACAAAGCACTTCCTAAACCGCTGGTTTGACAAATTGCTTGAGACAGATTCGAAGTATGCGCTTGCATTCCTGTCTGAGCTACAAATCAAATATGGAAAAAGTTGGGTTGTAGAGCGTATGTTACGTTCTGCTATAGAGAAGTATTGCAATGATTCTAGTTATTTGGATATTATAATTGGATTGATTGAGTCACTTCCAAATGATACAAGCTCAAGAATAATTGATGCAGCCACATCTGTATGCAGAATGCTGGTACATATATTCGAAGAAACAAGCAACGATGAAAAAATGCTGATTAAGTGGCGCATGAATGAACTTGTTATTAACATAGTTTCAAGATTCAATATCCTTGATAGTTCTTGGCCGGATAATGATTCTTGGAAAGATGGAAGTATCAAAGAATTCTTGTTAACAGTCGAGTCAGCAGGATTTGATGTTTCACAATATATAGAATATTTCCATATAAAGAAATCTGATGATATAGACAACAAAGATGGTAAAAAAGCAACAGATGTTTTTGAAAATAGTCAAATACATTTTGAAGCCTCAACCCTAGAAGATGCAAAGAAATGGTTTGAAACACATGATTTAATTGAGCGAGATATACAAGATATCTGTGAATTTCTTAAGAATTATCAGAATGATAAAGATACTTTACTTGAAATGTTGAGATTCATAATTACCAAAGGTGGGGGATGGAGGTACAGTCAGAAACATAAGGAGAATATTTTACAAATTGTTGATAGGCTGAAACTGGATGATAAAGAAAAGTCAGAAATTCATATGTTGATATACCTTTACTCATATGAATGGGGAAGTTCTTTAGTGGATAAAGACGAATTTCTCAATAGTACACGACTGAGTTTTGATGTGGCTTGTGATACGTTTTATAATGAATTACCTGAAGTTATTATTTCACATTCGGGTAGAATTACAAAAGGTCTTTTGGATGCACTTTTTACGTTTGGCTTTGAAAAGGATAGTATCATTGAGATTTGGAGAAATGTGTTCGATATTATGAAACTCCGTTTTCCGAATCTTGATCAATATATTATTGATAATGTTTGGGAAGAAACAGATACACTATTAGAATTGCGTAACTGCTTATTAATGCGGTTCATTGATGGAGGCAAGGAATCGTTTTTAGCAGCTTATGCTTACTTGGCGAATTCTGCTGAAGAAGAGAATTATTCTGAATTCACGGAATCGATAGTATTTTGTCTAGAGCATTATGAACAGTATAATCTTGTGACACAAATAGCAATCGCAGATTTAGTAAGATGTTATGGATATTATCTGAAAGATTTGAATGAAGAGCGAATGATAAATGCAATTAATGCTATATATCCAACCAGAAATTTGCTTTTGGATGTTATATTTTCAGAATTTACAATATATAAGAGCTATCTTTTGAAGTGTGCTGATAAACATGCACCTGATTATTTGGAGCAGGAAGATATTGAGTTTTATTTATCAGAACAGCTATATGATCTTGGGCAAGAAAAGACTCGAGAAGGAGCTGATGAATACGCTAAGAATTCAGTATACCGAGATCCGATTATGCAGGTGATTAATACTTGTGGTATTAACTATGTAGAACTCTATGAAAAACTACATGCATCAAGGAATCTGAATGATATAATACAAGATTTTGTTGGGGGATCAAGCAAGATTCCTGAAACAAATACTGTGTACAAATCATATGTAATTCAATATGCGCTCCATGCGATTATTGAAAAAGCTTTTTTGGACAGAAAACCCGAGTTGATTTCGCAGAATTTGCTACGATTGATACCTGACTATCAGGGAATGTATAGATTATTTAAGTGCCGTGAAATGCAACCCCGAAATTATCTGTATAATAAGAATAATTCATGTGAGCCTTTTTTGAAAAATAATGAGGATGAATACATTCTAATAGGACGCTCCGAAATAAGAAAACGCATTGATTATCAACAGGTGTCTTTGGTATTTGCATATCAAGGAATAGTAGGAGGGGAAGATGAAGAATATCAGAATCCGTTCCAACAATGTTTAGCTACAGAGGTTGAAGAAAGGGAAATCTATATGATTTCGGATAATTCGAAAGCACTAATTAATTTTATTAGTACATTGGATCGAGAATTAGAAGATGAAGAGTATCTGTGGCCTGGAATGTCAGTTTCTAAATTGCTTAATGTTCATATTGAATTTGATTTTTGGCATGGAAGATATATTGCCGTCAATCATGAAAATGATATTGTCTTTATTATGAAAAAATGGTCATCAAGTTATAAGGGCGACAGTGAGTATCCTGGAAATGCAATTCCATTATATAGTGGAACGGAATTGTATATAAAGAAGGAGTATATTGAAATATTAGAACAGCAATTTGGAAAACTGAAGATGAAAACCTATGTGCAATCATATACATAG
- a CDS encoding GNAT family N-acetyltransferase — protein MINIRNEQKSDYEKVEKITRDAFYNLYVPGCTEHYLVHIMREHQDFIQELDFVLELNGEVIGNIMYTKARLVDEDGGEKEILTFGPICVMPEYQRMGYGKMLIEHSFTHAVNLGYDTVVIFGSPVNYVGRGFKSCKKYNICIENGKYPSAMMVKELLPGALGGKKWVYYDSPVMAVSEKEAQKYDDALEKKEKEYRPSQDEFYIMSHSFIED, from the coding sequence ATAATCAATATTAGAAATGAACAGAAATCAGATTACGAAAAAGTAGAAAAAATTACAAGGGATGCTTTTTATAATCTTTATGTGCCAGGCTGCACAGAACATTATCTGGTTCACATTATGCGGGAACACCAGGATTTTATTCAGGAACTAGATTTTGTTTTGGAGCTGAACGGCGAAGTAATAGGAAATATTATGTACACAAAAGCAAGACTGGTAGATGAAGACGGGGGAGAGAAGGAAATCCTTACCTTTGGCCCTATCTGCGTTATGCCTGAATATCAAAGAATGGGTTATGGGAAAATGCTTATTGAGCATTCTTTTACTCATGCAGTAAATCTGGGCTATGATACAGTTGTTATTTTTGGAAGTCCAGTAAACTATGTAGGCCGTGGCTTTAAAAGTTGCAAAAAATATAATATTTGTATAGAAAATGGAAAATACCCGTCAGCAATGATGGTAAAAGAACTGCTTCCAGGGGCTTTAGGCGGGAAAAAATGGGTGTATTATGACAGTCCAGTTATGGCCGTCAGTGAAAAAGAAGCGCAGAAATATGATGATGCATTAGAAAAGAAGGAAAAGGAATACAGGCCCAGCCAGGATGAGTTTTATATTATGAGCCATTCCTTTATTGAAGACTAA
- a CDS encoding O-acetylhomoserine aminocarboxypropyltransferase/cysteine synthase family protein — MADKTFRFETLQVHAGQEQPDPATGARAVPIYQTTSYVFDNCAHAAARFGLEDAGNIYGRLTNSTQDVFEKRVAALEGGVGALAVASGAAAITYAFQGLAKGGDHIVSARTIYGGSYNLLEHTLPEYSIHTTFVDPEDPENFRKAIKNNTKAIFIETLGNPNCNIINMEAVAAIAHENGIPLVVDNTFGTPWLFRPIEHGADIVVHSATKFIGGHGTTLGGIIVDSGKFDWKASGKFPSLTEPNPSYHGVIFTEAAGAAAFITKVRAVLLRDTGATLSPFHAFLLLQGLETLSLRVERHVENALKVVDYLNSNPLVEKVNHPSLPGHPDHQLYEKYFSHGAGSIFTFEIKGNDEKAKAFIDHLKLFSLLANVADVKSLVIHPASTTHSQLTETELREQGIRPNTIRLSIGTEHIDDIIEDLEQAFRAVL, encoded by the coding sequence ACTACATCTTATGTATTTGACAACTGCGCTCACGCAGCGGCCAGATTTGGCCTGGAGGACGCAGGAAATATTTACGGAAGACTTACAAACAGTACTCAGGATGTGTTTGAAAAGCGGGTGGCGGCTTTGGAGGGAGGCGTAGGAGCTTTGGCAGTTGCATCAGGAGCTGCAGCCATTACTTATGCATTCCAGGGCTTAGCAAAAGGCGGAGACCACATTGTTTCAGCCAGAACTATATATGGAGGCTCTTATAATCTGTTGGAGCATACTCTTCCAGAATATAGCATTCACACTACTTTTGTAGATCCAGAGGACCCGGAAAATTTTAGAAAAGCTATAAAAAATAATACAAAAGCAATATTTATAGAAACTTTGGGAAATCCTAATTGTAATATTATTAATATGGAAGCTGTTGCTGCGATTGCCCATGAAAATGGAATTCCATTAGTAGTAGATAATACATTTGGAACGCCATGGCTGTTTCGCCCTATAGAACACGGAGCGGATATTGTAGTACATTCTGCTACAAAGTTTATAGGCGGGCACGGCACCACCTTAGGCGGAATTATTGTGGACAGCGGAAAGTTTGATTGGAAGGCCAGCGGAAAATTCCCCTCTCTTACAGAGCCTAACCCCAGTTATCACGGGGTGATTTTTACAGAGGCAGCAGGAGCAGCGGCATTTATTACTAAAGTGAGAGCAGTGCTTTTAAGGGACACTGGGGCTACTCTTTCTCCCTTCCATGCATTCCTGCTTTTACAGGGACTTGAGACCTTGTCCCTGAGAGTAGAACGTCATGTGGAAAATGCTTTAAAGGTAGTAGATTATTTAAACTCCAATCCTTTAGTAGAAAAAGTAAATCATCCGTCCTTGCCAGGCCATCCGGACCATCAGCTTTATGAAAAGTATTTTTCTCATGGCGCAGGCTCGATTTTTACATTTGAAATAAAAGGAAATGATGAAAAAGCTAAAGCATTTATTGACCATTTAAAATTATTTTCCCTGTTGGCAAATGTAGCCGACGTAAAATCTTTAGTAATTCATCCTGCCAGTACAACCCATTCTCAGTTAACTGAGACAGAATTAAGGGAGCAGGGAATCAGACCAAATACAATTAGATTATCTATAGGAACAGAGCATATTGACGACATAATTGAAGACTTAGAACAGGCCTTTCGGGCAGTATTATAA
- a CDS encoding helix-turn-helix domain-containing protein → MKGATSIQERLWELRKDKGLNLEELSKLTDISKSALGSYEKENVKEINHGYLVTLADFYGVSVDYLLCRTENREQINTPLTELHLNDEMVALLKSGRINNRLLCELATHKDFIKFLADIEIYVDGIATMQIQNLNALVDTVRHEIIERYRPGEDDPHLKVLQAAHISDDEYFSHMVLDDLNLIIRDIREAHKKDSESAPQTTVADELKENLEAVENFKGSRDEKLVVLYCKQLGINYKNLSDEEFRWLIQILKKSKKMGTPISQRKKR, encoded by the coding sequence ATGAAAGGAGCAACAAGCATACAGGAACGCCTTTGGGAACTCCGCAAGGATAAAGGCTTAAATCTGGAAGAACTATCAAAGCTGACGGACATTTCTAAATCAGCTCTTGGAAGTTATGAAAAAGAGAATGTTAAGGAAATCAATCATGGCTATCTTGTCACGCTGGCAGACTTCTATGGGGTTTCCGTTGATTATCTGCTGTGCCGGACAGAGAACCGAGAGCAGATCAACACGCCACTAACAGAGCTGCATTTGAATGATGAGATGGTGGCACTTTTGAAAAGCGGTCGGATTAACAACCGCCTACTCTGTGAGCTTGCCACACATAAAGATTTTATCAAGTTTCTTGCAGACATTGAGATTTATGTGGATGGGATTGCCACCATGCAGATTCAAAACCTAAACGCCCTTGTCGATACTGTCCGGCATGAAATCATTGAACGGTATCGCCCCGGCGAAGATGACCCGCATTTGAAAGTGCTGCAAGCCGCCCATATCAGCGATGATGAATATTTCAGCCACATGGTTCTGGATGACCTCAATCTCATTATCCGGGATATTCGGGAAGCTCACAAAAAGGACAGTGAGAGTGCGCCCCAGACCACCGTTGCCGATGAACTGAAAGAAAATCTGGAAGCGGTCGAAAATTTCAAGGGCAGTCGGGATGAAAAGCTCGTTGTCCTTTACTGCAAGCAGCTCGGTATCAACTATAAAAATCTGTCAGACGAAGAATTTCGCTGGCTGATTCAGATTCTCAAAAAATCGAAGAAAATGGGAACGCCTATCAGCCAGAGGAAAAAACGGTAA